From one Chryseobacterium sp. 3008163 genomic stretch:
- a CDS encoding DUF3817 domain-containing protein: MINLYRKTALVEGISYLILLFIAIPLKYFRWIHGILFQLFFVCLVIPSVKYR, from the coding sequence ATGATTAATCTCTACAGAAAAACAGCTTTAGTAGAAGGTATTTCTTATTTGATTCTACTCTTCATTGCAATACCTTTAAAATATTTTCGGTGGATTCACGGAATTTTATTTCAATTATTTTTTGTATGTCTTGTCATTCCATCCGTCAAATACCGTTAG
- a CDS encoding MFS transporter yields MNNSHWLTDYDPSNEEFWNKKGKKIAWKTLTITTAALTFSFATWFLYSVVVIKLPHIGFKFTDDQLFWMAAMPGLAGGLLRIVNTFLIPIYGTRKIISISSLIKIIPLLMLGFAVMNPQTSFTYFMIIGFLLGIGGGDFSSFMPSTSLFFPKKSAGTALGIQAGVGNFGVSLVQLLSPLIMSLTIFSFLGGGQIIAETGKTIYLENIAFIYVIPLLIIGIWAWFSLKSIPVKASFKEQLDIFKDRHTLYCTMTYIMTFGIFAGFSAAFPLMIKNLYLPLDKNLDPLQYAFYGPLIGSASRIIFGKVADKIGGALLTHITGISLIILLTRLILGGYLTPTSPDQFQGFLLIVLAIFFFTGVGNAATFKQFPTIFAKSPRKAAGVIGFTSAIAAFGPFVFNVLITQSRAISGDARLFFWFLVFGCVMATGVNWYFYTRKGCERPC; encoded by the coding sequence ATGAACAATTCACATTGGTTAACCGACTACGACCCATCAAACGAAGAATTTTGGAACAAGAAAGGAAAAAAAATTGCCTGGAAAACACTGACAATAACAACGGCTGCACTTACTTTTTCTTTTGCTACATGGTTTCTTTACAGCGTTGTCGTCATCAAACTTCCCCATATCGGATTCAAATTTACCGATGACCAACTTTTCTGGATGGCAGCAATGCCCGGTCTTGCAGGCGGACTCCTGAGAATTGTAAATACTTTTTTAATTCCGATTTATGGAACGAGGAAAATCATTTCCATCAGTTCATTAATTAAAATCATTCCCTTACTAATGCTTGGTTTTGCAGTGATGAATCCTCAAACTTCTTTCACCTATTTTATGATTATCGGATTTCTACTCGGAATTGGAGGTGGAGATTTCTCTTCATTTATGCCTTCAACATCCCTTTTTTTTCCTAAAAAATCAGCGGGAACTGCACTCGGAATCCAAGCTGGCGTAGGAAACTTCGGAGTAAGTTTGGTGCAGCTTCTTTCTCCATTGATTATGAGTTTAACAATCTTTTCATTTTTAGGTGGTGGACAAATAATCGCCGAGACCGGAAAAACCATTTATCTGGAGAATATTGCATTCATTTATGTTATTCCATTATTGATAATCGGTATCTGGGCATGGTTTTCTCTAAAAAGTATTCCTGTAAAAGCTTCATTTAAAGAACAATTAGATATTTTCAAAGACAGACATACTTTGTACTGTACGATGACCTATATTATGACGTTTGGTATTTTTGCAGGCTTTTCAGCAGCTTTTCCGTTAATGATAAAAAATCTATATCTTCCCTTAGATAAAAATTTGGACCCTTTGCAATATGCTTTTTACGGTCCGCTTATTGGCTCAGCATCAAGAATAATTTTCGGAAAAGTTGCCGATAAAATTGGAGGTGCTCTTCTCACTCATATTACAGGAATTTCTTTAATAATCTTACTTACAAGATTAATTCTTGGTGGCTATTTAACTCCTACTTCACCGGATCAATTTCAAGGATTTTTACTGATTGTTTTAGCCATTTTCTTCTTTACCGGTGTTGGAAATGCGGCCACCTTCAAACAATTTCCTACCATCTTTGCCAAATCACCAAGAAAAGCGGCAGGTGTAATTGGTTTCACATCAGCAATTGCGGCGTTTGGACCATTCGTGTTTAATGTTTTGATTACTCAATCCCGAGCAATTTCCGGAGATGCGCGATTATTTTTCTGGTTTTTAGTTTTCGGATGCGTAATGGCTACTGGTGTGAATTGGTATTTCTACACGAGAAAAGGCTGTGAAAGACCTTGCTAA
- a CDS encoding alginate export family protein: protein MNIDFRTRAELDNGARTIMPKGKSPETTIASRARFGIDYYYKNLELYISAQDTRTWGETSSNASKNQNFILNEAWAKYQVSEKFSLKLGRQILSYDNERLIGTLDWMMQGRSFDALKGIYKLSLNSKLETVVTYNNDDNDLNDFPDKEIYTISEAGEITKSLQIIHYQYIGKKNFEFSAIAMNNILQNPSGTHYDMLTIGINTKKYLENIGFFGSAYYQTGKNTLAQSKNAYQFSGNIDFTLHPKFNFVLGTEWLSGKNYDTESSKNKSFSPLYGTNHFYNGFMDYFYFGTSHFNSFGLNDYYLKSNLKFSQNSLLQANLHAFTSNGKMGYSDFGQKISTYLGTELDFVFTHKVGKMITANVGHSFMFSGESMKFLKNVSDLKNVQTWTWVGLKIMPNFRLK from the coding sequence ATGAATATAGATTTCCGAACGAGAGCCGAACTGGATAACGGAGCAAGAACAATAATGCCAAAAGGAAAATCACCTGAAACAACGATTGCTTCCAGGGCACGTTTTGGCATAGATTATTATTATAAAAATTTGGAACTTTATATCTCTGCGCAAGATACCCGCACTTGGGGTGAGACTTCGTCAAACGCAAGCAAAAATCAAAATTTCATTCTAAATGAAGCATGGGCAAAATATCAGGTTTCAGAGAAATTCTCATTAAAGTTAGGTCGCCAAATTCTTTCTTACGATAATGAAAGACTTATTGGAACACTCGACTGGATGATGCAGGGACGAAGTTTTGATGCATTAAAGGGTATTTATAAATTAAGCCTAAATTCAAAATTAGAAACTGTAGTAACTTATAATAATGACGACAATGATCTAAATGATTTTCCCGATAAAGAAATTTATACTATTTCGGAAGCGGGAGAAATAACAAAGTCTTTGCAGATCATTCATTATCAATATATCGGAAAGAAAAATTTTGAATTCTCTGCGATCGCTATGAATAATATATTACAGAATCCATCCGGAACCCATTACGATATGCTTACAATAGGAATTAATACAAAAAAATACTTGGAAAATATCGGCTTCTTTGGTTCAGCATATTATCAAACCGGAAAAAATACACTTGCGCAGAGTAAAAATGCTTATCAGTTTTCTGGGAATATTGACTTTACTCTTCATCCAAAATTCAACTTTGTTTTGGGAACAGAATGGCTTTCAGGGAAGAATTACGATACCGAATCCAGCAAAAATAAATCCTTCAGTCCGTTATACGGCACCAATCATTTTTATAACGGATTTATGGATTACTTTTATTTTGGAACAAGCCATTTTAACAGTTTTGGACTGAATGATTATTATTTAAAATCAAATTTAAAATTCAGTCAAAATTCATTGTTACAAGCTAATTTACATGCTTTTACCTCTAATGGAAAAATGGGTTATTCTGATTTTGGTCAAAAAATATCCACCTATTTAGGAACAGAGCTAGACTTTGTTTTCACCCATAAAGTCGGAAAAATGATTACAGCAAATGTGGGTCATTCTTTCATGTTTTCAGGGGAAAGCATGAAATTCCTTAAGAATGTCTCAGACCTTAAAAATGTACAGACATGGACGTGGGTGGGTTTGAAAATTATGCCCAATTTTAGATTGAAATAA
- a CDS encoding ATP-binding cassette domain-containing protein: MNGLSLNLEQNKILSINGKSGSGKSTLLKLMMRFWETDSGTIKISDENINHINTSSLRINQSYLIQNPILLDDTIAENIRIGNYNADLEDIKNAAKKASIDEFINKLENGYDTRVGELGDRLSAGEKQRISLARLFLHDAPLLLLDEPTSNIDSLNEGIILKSLKEASVDKTIILVTHRTSTKGIAEEYLNMSEIRKS, encoded by the coding sequence TTGAACGGTTTATCTTTAAATTTAGAACAAAATAAAATTCTCTCCATCAATGGTAAAAGTGGTTCCGGAAAATCTACCTTACTGAAACTTATGATGCGTTTTTGGGAAACAGATAGTGGAACAATAAAAATATCAGACGAAAATATAAACCATATTAATACATCATCTTTAAGGATTAATCAATCATACCTTATTCAAAATCCTATTTTGCTAGACGATACCATTGCTGAGAATATTCGTATTGGTAACTATAATGCAGATTTGGAGGATATTAAAAATGCCGCAAAAAAAGCGAGTATAGATGAGTTTATAAATAAGCTCGAAAATGGTTACGATACTAGAGTGGGAGAGTTGGGAGACCGTCTGTCTGCAGGAGAAAAACAAAGAATAAGTTTAGCAAGATTATTCTTGCATGATGCACCGCTTTTACTTTTAGATGAACCTACAAGCAATATAGATAGTCTTAATGAAGGCATTATTTTAAAATCACTTAAAGAGGCTTCAGTAGATAAAACTATAATTTTAGTAACGCATAGAACTTCAACAAAGGGAATTGCTGAAGAGTATTTAAATATGTCAGAGATTCGCAAATCATAA
- a CDS encoding cbb3-type cytochrome c oxidase subunit I produces MKNSTYPLYYILVGLLSLALCLLVGLLSGVQYVIPDFIKENLPFTVLRPLHTLFALSWIFMAAMGGIFWYIQNDKVNPVIMKWQFWIFFITGILIVISYLFKKFEGKEYLEFPHWFYIPILLGWLLFGLYYFRVMWRNFSQWPVYYWMWGTGILLMIFHFTEAHLWILPYFRENYIQNLTMQWKSGGAYVGAWNMLVYGSSMYIMEKSSENDFYSRSKTAFFFFFLGLINVMFNWAHHVYAVPNPGWIRYAAYLVSMTEWIILLRIIYLWKKNLSNEKKIFYSSSYSFMMLSELWIFINLFLAILLSIPALNLFTHGTHITVAHSMGTIIGINTTILLSSICFILDKIKAISNNTKRYIVIGTKIFNLSFICFFITLLVMGVERSKWIYFSENILFSQFYDGNKHLHILFGIFGLGLLLGMYIIIYQLIKLIIHIILKKVAPDYNLLN; encoded by the coding sequence ATGAAAAATAGCACATATCCATTATATTATATACTCGTTGGATTGTTGAGTCTTGCACTTTGCCTGTTGGTTGGGCTTTTATCGGGTGTTCAATATGTTATCCCAGATTTTATTAAAGAAAATCTTCCATTCACCGTTCTAAGGCCTCTGCATACACTTTTTGCATTGTCATGGATTTTTATGGCTGCAATGGGCGGTATTTTTTGGTATATACAAAATGATAAAGTGAATCCTGTAATAATGAAATGGCAGTTTTGGATTTTCTTTATCACGGGAATATTGATTGTCATAAGCTATCTTTTTAAGAAGTTTGAAGGAAAAGAATATCTGGAGTTTCCGCATTGGTTCTACATTCCCATACTGTTGGGCTGGCTTTTATTTGGACTCTATTATTTCCGTGTGATGTGGCGAAATTTTTCTCAGTGGCCGGTCTATTATTGGATGTGGGGAACCGGAATTTTACTAATGATTTTTCATTTTACCGAGGCTCATCTTTGGATTTTACCCTATTTCAGAGAAAATTATATACAGAATTTAACAATGCAGTGGAAGTCGGGAGGCGCTTATGTAGGAGCCTGGAATATGTTGGTATACGGGTCATCCATGTATATAATGGAAAAAAGCAGCGAAAACGACTTTTACAGCCGTTCAAAAACCGCTTTTTTCTTTTTCTTTCTTGGGTTAATTAATGTAATGTTTAACTGGGCACATCATGTGTATGCTGTTCCTAATCCTGGCTGGATAAGATATGCAGCTTATCTTGTAAGTATGACAGAATGGATAATACTTTTACGAATCATATATCTTTGGAAGAAAAACCTGTCGAACGAGAAGAAAATTTTTTATTCATCCTCCTATTCTTTCATGATGCTTTCTGAGCTGTGGATTTTTATTAATCTTTTTCTTGCGATTCTTTTGTCGATACCGGCTTTAAATCTTTTCACCCATGGAACGCATATTACAGTTGCCCATTCTATGGGAACAATAATAGGAATAAATACAACAATTTTGCTTTCATCAATATGCTTCATACTAGATAAGATCAAAGCAATATCAAACAATACCAAAAGATACATAGTAATAGGAACGAAGATTTTCAATTTGTCTTTTATCTGCTTTTTTATAACCTTATTGGTTATGGGAGTTGAACGCTCAAAATGGATTTATTTTTCAGAAAATATCCTGTTTAGTCAATTTTATGATGGCAATAAGCATTTACATATTTTATTTGGAATATTTGGATTGGGTTTATTGCTTGGTATGTACATAATAATTTATCAATTGATAAAGCTTATTATACATATTATTCTAAAAAAAGTAGCCCCAGATTATAATCTTTTAAATTGA
- a CDS encoding ABC transporter transmembrane domain-containing protein: MQNSNKRKDNMLNLFLELLKLVKPLTGYMCLAVSAGVIGFLMAIFIPIFGTYAMADILGFKVPLSFNVLIILCFTFAALRGFLRYGEQLCNHFIAFTVLALLRDKIFSALRRLAPAKLENRDKGSLISMVTADVEIMEVFYAHTVSPMIIGGIVSIVMVLFIGSFHWIFGIIALLTYLFVGVFLPLYISKAGRKSGIRQRESFSKLNDYMYETLKGISEIFQFGVEKQRVDTISKIGTDLKNNQRKLKKYGFQTSLLNGFAMVFFPAFILIFGGKLYQTGQIDFPSMIIPVIALLSSFGPVLALSNVANTLLLVSASGKRIIDLINEQPEVNEITNGSNIIFNKLECDNISFSYQKKIF; this comes from the coding sequence ATGCAAAATAGTAATAAAAGAAAAGATAATATGCTGAATCTTTTTTTAGAACTTCTAAAGTTAGTGAAACCACTTACAGGCTATATGTGTTTGGCGGTAAGCGCTGGTGTTATTGGTTTTTTAATGGCTATTTTCATTCCAATTTTCGGAACATATGCCATGGCAGATATTTTGGGGTTTAAAGTTCCTTTATCATTCAATGTTCTCATCATTTTATGTTTTACGTTTGCCGCTTTGAGAGGATTTCTGCGTTACGGAGAGCAACTATGCAATCATTTTATTGCATTTACCGTACTTGCCCTATTGCGTGATAAAATTTTTTCTGCCTTGCGTCGGCTCGCACCTGCAAAATTAGAAAACAGAGATAAAGGATCACTTATTTCGATGGTTACAGCAGATGTTGAGATTATGGAGGTTTTCTATGCACATACGGTATCACCTATGATAATTGGCGGAATAGTATCTATTGTAATGGTATTGTTCATTGGATCATTTCACTGGATATTTGGTATAATTGCATTATTGACCTATCTATTCGTAGGTGTATTTTTACCTTTATATATTTCAAAAGCGGGAAGGAAAAGCGGCATAAGGCAACGTGAAAGTTTTTCTAAACTCAACGATTATATGTATGAAACTTTAAAAGGAATTAGTGAGATTTTTCAGTTTGGTGTTGAAAAACAAAGAGTTGATACCATTTCTAAAATTGGAACCGACTTAAAGAATAATCAGCGGAAACTGAAAAAATATGGCTTTCAAACAAGTTTATTGAATGGTTTTGCAATGGTTTTTTTTCCTGCTTTTATTCTTATTTTCGGGGGGAAGCTATATCAAACAGGTCAGATAGATTTCCCATCGATGATTATTCCCGTGATTGCGCTTTTATCATCATTTGGTCCTGTTTTAGCGCTTTCGAATGTCGCTAATACTTTACTACTGGTTTCTGCTTCCGGAAAAAGAATCATCGATTTAATTAATGAACAGCCTGAAGTAAATGAAATAACAAACGGTTCTAATATTATTTTTAATAAACTTGAATGTGATAATATCAGTTTTTCTTATCAAAAGAAAATATTTTGA
- a CDS encoding Crp/Fnr family transcriptional regulator, which produces MMFYANELLWSEQKMGSLVHLSVKERFVVNLIYLINYFGLDEENILKIELTKTDLAAYIGSTYETVYRTISELENDKIISFRNKIVKIINLEKLKLHIANT; this is translated from the coding sequence ATGATGTTTTATGCAAATGAGTTGCTATGGTCTGAACAAAAAATGGGCAGCCTAGTGCATCTTTCAGTAAAGGAGCGCTTCGTAGTTAATCTTATTTACCTTATCAATTATTTTGGATTGGATGAAGAAAATATTTTGAAGATTGAACTAACAAAGACTGATTTAGCCGCCTATATAGGTAGTACTTACGAAACAGTTTATAGAACAATTTCAGAATTGGAGAATGATAAAATCATATCATTCCGTAATAAAATAGTTAAGATTATTAATCTTGAAAAATTAAAATTACATATCGCGAATACCTAA
- a CDS encoding MFS transporter produces the protein MDTNLSSAHKMLFLNTLAFTICFSCWTLNGVLVTYLVDNNIFNWSVVETGWLLGIPILTGSIMRLPLGILTDKYGGKPVFSILLLLCSIPLFLLYFVDSYWMYFLLSALFGMVGTGFAVGIAFTSAWYPKEWQGRALGIFGMGNAGAALTTFFAPTLLNYFSENNSENGWRLLPIIYGITLVIIGLIFLFFVQNKKAAIQNKSIRELLAPLSKVRVWRFGLYYFLVFGLFVAFSQWLMPYYVSVYKTSLVLGGLLASAFSLPSGVIRAFGGYLSDKFGARKVMYWVLYSSLVLSGLLMLPKMEILTPGKGITAKKAGIVTAIEKEKIILNTGKFEINSKPEIPQQTSVLPESFSWQEVLVKQNEQVQKKQLLAQGVTLIKFEAHIWVFSILVILIGIMWGIGKAAVYKHIPEYFPNEVGVVGGMVGLIGGLGGFIGPILFGYLLDFSGLWTSSWIFVFIVSAISLFWMNTIIKKMMHNEAPHLKDKIEHENNNKD, from the coding sequence ATGGATACAAATTTATCTTCCGCCCACAAAATGTTATTTCTAAATACATTGGCATTTACCATCTGTTTTTCTTGCTGGACTTTGAATGGTGTTTTAGTTACCTATTTAGTAGATAATAATATTTTTAATTGGTCTGTAGTAGAAACAGGCTGGCTTTTAGGTATACCAATTCTCACGGGCTCAATTATGAGATTGCCATTAGGAATTCTTACAGATAAATATGGCGGAAAACCTGTTTTCTCCATCTTACTTCTTTTGTGCAGCATTCCACTTTTCCTACTTTACTTTGTAGATTCCTATTGGATGTATTTTCTGCTAAGCGCACTTTTCGGAATGGTGGGAACTGGCTTTGCAGTGGGAATCGCATTTACATCAGCTTGGTATCCTAAAGAATGGCAGGGTCGTGCTTTAGGAATTTTTGGAATGGGTAATGCAGGAGCTGCACTTACCACGTTTTTCGCACCAACTCTACTTAATTATTTTTCAGAAAACAACTCAGAAAATGGATGGAGATTACTCCCAATCATCTACGGAATCACTTTGGTTATCATTGGTTTGATTTTTTTATTTTTTGTACAGAATAAAAAAGCAGCTATTCAAAATAAATCTATCCGAGAACTTCTTGCTCCACTTTCTAAGGTTAGAGTTTGGAGATTTGGACTGTATTATTTCCTTGTCTTTGGTCTGTTTGTCGCCTTTTCTCAATGGTTAATGCCATATTATGTGAGCGTTTACAAAACATCATTGGTTTTGGGTGGACTTTTAGCCTCAGCTTTTAGTTTGCCAAGTGGTGTTATCAGAGCGTTTGGTGGCTATTTGTCTGATAAATTCGGGGCGAGAAAAGTAATGTACTGGGTTTTATATTCATCTTTAGTATTAAGCGGATTACTCATGCTTCCAAAAATGGAAATATTAACGCCGGGAAAAGGCATCACTGCTAAGAAAGCCGGAATAGTTACAGCAATAGAAAAAGAAAAAATTATCCTTAATACAGGTAAATTTGAAATTAATTCAAAACCCGAAATTCCACAACAGACCTCGGTGTTACCTGAATCTTTTTCGTGGCAGGAAGTATTAGTAAAACAAAACGAGCAGGTTCAGAAAAAGCAACTTTTAGCTCAAGGTGTTACCTTAATCAAATTTGAAGCACATATTTGGGTTTTCTCAATTCTTGTCATTCTCATAGGGATTATGTGGGGAATTGGAAAAGCCGCAGTTTATAAACACATCCCTGAATATTTCCCGAATGAAGTGGGAGTAGTTGGCGGAATGGTAGGTTTAATAGGTGGGCTTGGCGGTTTCATAGGTCCTATATTATTTGGATATCTGCTCGATTTCTCAGGATTATGGACGAGTTCATGGATTTTCGTCTTCATTGTTTCCGCTATTTCTCTGTTTTGGATGAATACTATTATTAAAAAAATGATGCACAACGAAGCTCCTCATCTCAAAGATAAAATTGAGCATGAGAACAACAACAAAGACTAA
- a CDS encoding GEVED domain-containing protein produces MKLSLTFSLLLVSLFHQAQSICTSNLGGDIDPAFITFKIESTSLDHNTFSGLTAFYHEYPPTGNTTAQLIAGQSYNLYTSTSSEAIIGVWLDYNYNNVFEPNEFTVLVNSMNTQNTTSFAIPATVPSGSIKMRIRSRAYGSTISANNACSSFGSGETRDYTVEIINNNLSINEVSKDMDLKYYPNPVHSDLNVSSNKSITGYKVYDIAGKLLFNKDLSEEKNIKLDFIQFPAGSYLVTLTFKDSLKTLKILKK; encoded by the coding sequence ATGAAATTATCTTTAACATTCAGCTTACTATTGGTAAGCCTTTTTCACCAAGCCCAATCGATTTGTACAAGTAATCTTGGAGGTGATATCGACCCAGCTTTCATCACCTTTAAAATTGAAAGCACCTCATTGGATCATAATACTTTTTCAGGATTAACTGCATTTTACCACGAATACCCTCCTACCGGAAATACAACCGCACAACTTATTGCGGGTCAGTCCTATAATTTGTATACTTCTACATCTTCTGAAGCCATTATTGGGGTATGGCTTGATTATAATTATAACAATGTTTTCGAACCCAATGAGTTTACTGTATTGGTCAATTCTATGAATACTCAGAACACCACTTCTTTTGCTATACCGGCAACTGTCCCATCTGGAAGTATAAAAATGAGAATAAGATCAAGGGCTTACGGAAGTACAATATCTGCAAATAATGCTTGTAGTAGTTTCGGTTCCGGCGAAACGCGAGATTATACTGTTGAAATTATCAATAACAATCTATCGATAAATGAGGTGTCCAAGGATATGGATCTAAAATATTATCCTAATCCCGTTCATAGCGATTTAAATGTATCTTCGAACAAAAGTATTACAGGATATAAGGTGTATGATATTGCAGGAAAACTACTTTTCAACAAAGATCTATCAGAAGAAAAAAACATCAAATTAGATTTTATACAGTTTCCCGCGGGAAGCTATTTGGTTACTTTGACATTTAAAGATAGTCTTAAAACACTGAAGATATTGAAAAAGTAA
- a CDS encoding Crp/Fnr family transcriptional regulator: MCKNILKEWWEAIDIKGNSINVKKGQKFINEGSEMPGVFFIQKGFVKVHKHWGDREMIVRFTKEGEIVGHRAISSENLLSPISATAMQDSVLCFIELNFLRLYLKPIQLLHMSL; this comes from the coding sequence ATGTGTAAAAATATATTAAAAGAATGGTGGGAAGCAATCGATATAAAAGGAAATAGTATCAACGTAAAAAAAGGACAGAAATTTATCAATGAAGGTAGTGAAATGCCTGGTGTGTTTTTTATACAAAAAGGATTTGTAAAAGTACATAAACATTGGGGCGATAGGGAAATGATTGTAAGGTTTACCAAGGAAGGAGAAATTGTGGGACACCGTGCAATTTCCTCTGAAAATTTATTATCTCCTATTTCGGCAACAGCAATGCAGGATTCTGTATTGTGTTTCATAGAGCTTAATTTTTTAAGACTTTACTTAAAACCAATTCAACTTTTGCATATGAGCTTATGA
- the nrdG gene encoding anaerobic ribonucleoside-triphosphate reductase activating protein translates to MLKYDSYDIVLQEIPNEISLCFTITGCQLACDGCHSEHLWNPQNGTDLTPDLFHSLLVKYQKVITCILFMGGEWHDQKLLELISIAKQQELKVALYTGLNEKQIRRKYFELLQNLDFIKTGKWIPSLGGLNKFNTNQELKNLKSGEILNKYFIR, encoded by the coding sequence ATGTTGAAGTATGATTCTTACGATATCGTATTACAGGAAATTCCTAATGAAATTTCACTTTGTTTTACCATCACAGGTTGCCAGTTAGCTTGTGATGGCTGTCATTCGGAGCATCTTTGGAATCCACAAAACGGAACAGATCTTACTCCAGACCTCTTTCATAGTCTGCTTGTAAAGTATCAGAAAGTAATAACGTGCATCCTTTTTATGGGAGGAGAGTGGCATGACCAAAAGTTACTTGAATTAATCTCAATAGCCAAGCAGCAAGAATTAAAGGTTGCATTATATACAGGACTTAATGAAAAACAAATCCGAAGAAAATATTTTGAATTATTGCAAAATTTAGATTTTATAAAAACCGGAAAATGGATACCCAGCCTAGGAGGATTAAATAAATTTAATACCAATCAAGAATTGAAAAATTTAAAATCCGGAGAAATTTTAAATAAGTATTTTATCAGGTAA
- a CDS encoding c-type cytochrome → MHKYYVSVFFILVVIYALYSKEIYTEKTNFGYIKLSSNALKGENLWLQNNCNACHQLYGLGGYMGPDLTNVSSHPQKSAEYLKVMMISGVKSMPKFNFSSDEQEYILQFLKEVDRTGYYPNRNAQIKYTGWVQYQKKENNEK, encoded by the coding sequence ATGCATAAATATTACGTGAGTGTATTTTTTATTTTGGTAGTAATCTACGCATTGTATAGTAAAGAAATCTACACAGAAAAAACCAACTTTGGGTATATTAAATTGTCCTCTAATGCTTTAAAAGGAGAAAATCTGTGGCTGCAGAATAATTGCAACGCCTGTCATCAACTATACGGATTAGGCGGGTACATGGGGCCGGATTTAACAAACGTTTCTTCGCATCCCCAAAAAAGTGCAGAATACTTAAAAGTGATGATGATAAGTGGTGTGAAATCTATGCCCAAATTCAATTTTTCATCAGATGAGCAGGAGTATATTCTTCAATTCTTAAAAGAAGTTGACAGAACAGGCTATTACCCAAACAGAAATGCACAGATAAAATATACAGGTTGGGTTCAATATCAAAAAAAAGAAAATAATGAAAAATAG